From the genome of Gracilibacillus salitolerans, one region includes:
- a CDS encoding LacI family DNA-binding transcriptional regulator, whose translation MKVTIADVAEKAGVSKTTVSRILNGNYDHNTPETIKTVLKVVKELEYRPNALAKGLKSMKTNVIGIVLSNFRNEFWFNVLEGVEDTCKDEGYNLMICNSDGDPKLEEQYIKEFQMRQVDGIVINPTVRNQPLYEKLVTDKYPMVVINRKIPGLHANNVVVDNIKGGYMAANHLLENGREHILAITYKNENISTWQERIKGYQEALISNGLTEDSFYLLEIENIRVANKQIKEYLLDNPMIDGVFSTNNMLTLELIEALKKLDKKVPSEVGIVGYDDTIWSKHIHPPLTTIKQPAYDIGKESAKLLIREIKSKELTTIKNIIFQPELVARESSKEIE comes from the coding sequence GTGAAAGTGACAATAGCGGATGTTGCTGAAAAGGCTGGAGTATCCAAAACTACTGTTTCTAGGATTTTAAACGGAAATTATGATCATAACACTCCTGAAACAATTAAAACAGTTCTAAAAGTTGTAAAAGAATTAGAGTATCGACCTAATGCATTAGCAAAAGGATTAAAGTCGATGAAAACCAATGTAATTGGTATCGTTTTATCCAATTTTCGAAATGAATTTTGGTTTAATGTCCTAGAGGGTGTGGAAGATACTTGTAAAGATGAAGGATACAACTTAATGATATGCAATTCAGATGGTGATCCAAAGCTTGAAGAACAATATATCAAAGAGTTTCAGATGAGACAAGTTGATGGAATAGTAATTAACCCAACTGTTAGAAATCAACCCTTATATGAAAAATTAGTTACAGATAAATACCCTATGGTTGTCATTAACCGTAAGATCCCTGGCCTTCATGCAAATAACGTAGTGGTTGATAATATTAAAGGTGGTTATATGGCCGCAAATCATTTGCTAGAAAACGGCCGAGAACATATATTAGCGATTACGTATAAGAATGAAAATATTAGTACCTGGCAAGAAAGAATTAAAGGTTATCAAGAGGCTCTTATTTCTAATGGTTTAACGGAAGATTCTTTTTATCTATTAGAGATTGAAAATATAAGGGTAGCAAATAAACAAATTAAAGAATATTTACTAGATAATCCAATGATAGACGGAGTCTTTTCTACTAACAATATGTTAACACTTGAATTAATAGAGGCATTAAAAAAATTGGATAAAAAAGTGCCAAGTGAAGTAGGTATTGTAGGCTATGATGATACGATTTGGTCTAAGCATATTCATCCCCCACTAACTACTATTAAGCAACCTGCATATGATATTGGTAAAGAATCAGCAAAACTTCTCATTAGAGAGATAAAATCAAAAGAATTAACTACTATTAAAAATATTATTTTTCAACCTGAGCTTGTAGCGAGAGAATCATCAAAGGAAATAGAATAA
- the sda gene encoding sporulation histidine kinase inhibitor Sda, translated as MSMNLLTNEKLVELYCAAKKQKVNEEFIKLVELEMTNRQIRIDLLEV; from the coding sequence ATGAGTATGAATCTTCTTACAAACGAAAAGTTAGTTGAACTTTATTGTGCTGCTAAAAAGCAAAAAGTCAACGAAGAATTTATTAAACTCGTAGAATTGGAAATGACCAATAGACAAATTAGAATAGATTTGTTAGAAGTCTAA
- a CDS encoding carbohydrate ABC transporter permease → MGKFKLFWKDNGIGYLFLTPWLIGILTLTAIPMGASLYFSFTSYDMFNAPTWIGFDNYTSLFSDPKWLQSVKVTVIYVFFGVPLQLAFALFIAVLLNKGIGGLRVYRAVYYVPSLFGGSVAIAILWRQIFGGNGLVNNILGKFGIDGINWISTPSTALYTLIILMVWQFGASMVIFLAGLKQVPIELYESAKIDGAGPMKQFFKITLPLITPVVFFNLVMGIIGAFQAFTPAYIVSGGTGGPLNSTLFYTLYLYQKGFTQFAMGYASAMAWVLLIVIAIATAIVFATSKKWVYYQG, encoded by the coding sequence ATGGGAAAATTTAAATTATTTTGGAAAGATAATGGGATAGGTTATCTGTTTTTAACTCCTTGGTTAATCGGTATATTAACACTAACTGCCATTCCAATGGGGGCATCGCTTTACTTTTCATTCACAAGTTACGATATGTTTAATGCTCCCACTTGGATTGGTTTTGATAATTACACGTCTCTTTTCTCGGATCCAAAGTGGCTGCAAAGTGTTAAAGTAACGGTAATTTATGTGTTTTTTGGTGTCCCTTTACAGTTGGCATTCGCCTTATTCATAGCGGTTCTTTTAAATAAAGGAATCGGTGGATTGAGAGTGTATCGAGCCGTTTACTATGTTCCATCCTTATTTGGTGGCAGTGTAGCTATTGCGATTCTTTGGCGGCAAATTTTTGGAGGTAATGGTTTAGTTAATAATATTTTAGGCAAGTTCGGAATCGACGGGATAAATTGGATATCAACTCCGAGTACTGCACTTTACACATTGATTATATTAATGGTTTGGCAATTCGGAGCATCCATGGTGATATTTCTAGCAGGTCTAAAACAAGTACCTATAGAACTTTATGAGTCTGCTAAGATCGACGGCGCAGGACCAATGAAGCAATTCTTTAAGATAACACTACCTTTGATCACTCCTGTCGTCTTCTTTAACTTAGTGATGGGGATCATTGGAGCATTCCAGGCATTTACTCCTGCGTATATTGTTAGCGGTGGAACAGGTGGTCCACTAAATTCAACCTTATTTTATACGTTGTATCTTTACCAAAAAGGGTTTACCCAGTTTGCAATGGGATATGCGTCGGCTATGGCGTGGGTTTTATTAATTGTAATTGCCATTGCTACTGCCATCGTTTTTGCTACATCTAAAAAGTGGGTATATTACCAAGGATAG
- a CDS encoding RpiB/LacA/LacB family sugar-phosphate isomerase → MKMVIGSDHCGFHLKKQMIPFLESLDYEVVDIGCYTEEKVDFPDIVRNIGEKLVAKECERSIVFCGTGIGAAIAGNKIKGIRAAVCHDTYSAHQCVEHDNVNLMCLGGKIVSEWLAEDLIRSFINANFSDDDDFRRRVAKLDEMDR, encoded by the coding sequence ATGAAAATGGTTATCGGAAGTGATCATTGTGGTTTTCATTTAAAAAAACAGATGATTCCCTTTTTAGAGAGTTTAGACTATGAAGTGGTGGATATCGGATGCTACACAGAGGAAAAAGTGGATTTTCCTGATATAGTCAGAAATATAGGAGAAAAATTAGTTGCAAAAGAATGTGAACGAAGTATTGTTTTTTGCGGTACCGGAATTGGAGCGGCTATAGCTGGCAATAAGATTAAAGGGATTCGAGCAGCTGTTTGTCATGATACTTATTCTGCACATCAATGCGTAGAACACGATAATGTAAATCTGATGTGTCTTGGTGGAAAGATCGTATCAGAATGGTTAGCAGAAGACCTAATTCGATCATTTATCAATGCAAACTTTAGTGATGATGATGATTTTAGAAGAAGGGTAGCAAAATTGGACGAAATGGATAGATGA
- a CDS encoding NAD(P)-dependent oxidoreductase — MKKVGFIGLGAMGLPMAQNVLKQGFELNAMQHRNPDPIRVLETQGAQVCSSVEEVIRNSDVVISILPTDKEMNEVLLSEDVIDTFQKNAILIEMTSGSPDAIKNLHRVYQEQGIRVLDAPVSGGTVGAEKGALTVMAGGDQSTLNDVEDVINAMAQNVYLVGEVGAGNAIKAINQMLAGIHMIATSEAISLANELEVDTNILKEVIGNSSGASWMLMNKLDSIVDEQFEPGFKLPLMKKDVQIAVDEGRASVLPLASLALQLYKSAEKENSELDFAAISKSIIR; from the coding sequence ATGAAAAAAGTAGGATTTATAGGTTTAGGAGCAATGGGATTACCGATGGCGCAGAATGTACTAAAACAAGGATTTGAACTAAATGCTATGCAACATAGGAATCCAGATCCTATCAGAGTACTAGAAACTCAAGGTGCACAGGTTTGTTCTAGTGTAGAAGAAGTTATAAGGAATAGCGACGTGGTTATTTCGATTCTTCCAACAGACAAAGAAATGAATGAAGTACTACTCTCAGAAGATGTCATAGATACATTCCAAAAGAATGCTATTTTAATAGAAATGACCTCGGGATCCCCCGATGCCATCAAAAATCTCCATAGGGTTTACCAAGAACAGGGGATACGTGTATTAGATGCGCCTGTTAGTGGAGGAACAGTTGGTGCAGAAAAAGGGGCATTAACGGTGATGGCAGGAGGTGATCAATCCACATTAAATGATGTAGAAGATGTCATAAATGCAATGGCGCAGAATGTGTATTTAGTTGGTGAGGTTGGTGCAGGTAATGCGATTAAAGCTATCAATCAAATGCTAGCAGGCATTCATATGATTGCCACTTCCGAAGCTATTAGTTTAGCAAATGAATTAGAAGTCGATACGAACATATTGAAGGAAGTAATTGGGAACAGTTCTGGTGCATCGTGGATGTTGATGAATAAACTTGATTCGATTGTAGATGAACAATTTGAACCTGGTTTTAAGTTACCTTTAATGAAAAAAGACGTACAGATTGCTGTAGATGAAGGTAGAGCCTCCGTACTACCGTTAGCATCTCTGGCATTACAATTATATAAATCAGCCGAAAAAGAAAATAGTGAACTAGACTTCGCTGCAATTAGCAAAAGCATTATTAGATAG
- a CDS encoding RraA family protein, whose translation MSEFNREEILELYKDLRVTDVRDGMDWVGLHGYGTVDHSIRPLFRTKVVGIARTARYVPFEGPVPNVTGDEYTKWVKWYYGEVCTDEWANDIEEGDFIVMDVAGVDVGILGSNNTLDHLHKGVRGYLTNGGGIRDTDEVIMQKIPVWSKFVSQGMDQARIRYYEKDIPVAIGGVAIYPNDVVVADGDGVVVVPSKYAKDVAKYAHQELTGDKAGRKRLYEKLGWDLDDTVQ comes from the coding sequence ATGAGTGAATTTAACCGAGAAGAAATATTGGAATTGTACAAAGATTTACGAGTGACAGATGTACGTGACGGGATGGACTGGGTAGGTCTACACGGCTATGGCACCGTGGATCATAGTATTCGCCCGTTATTTCGGACGAAAGTAGTAGGTATTGCAAGGACAGCGCGATATGTACCTTTTGAAGGACCTGTTCCTAATGTAACTGGGGACGAATATACGAAGTGGGTGAAGTGGTATTACGGGGAAGTTTGTACAGATGAATGGGCGAATGACATTGAAGAAGGGGATTTTATTGTCATGGATGTAGCAGGTGTAGATGTAGGGATATTAGGCTCAAATAATACCTTAGATCACCTGCATAAAGGAGTGAGAGGATACCTAACTAATGGAGGAGGTATTCGCGACACAGACGAAGTGATTATGCAGAAGATTCCCGTATGGTCTAAGTTTGTCTCACAAGGGATGGACCAAGCGAGAATCCGGTATTATGAGAAGGATATTCCAGTTGCGATCGGAGGAGTAGCCATTTATCCCAATGATGTAGTGGTAGCGGATGGCGACGGAGTAGTAGTGGTACCAAGTAAGTACGCCAAGGATGTAGCCAAATATGCACACCAAGAGTTAACAGGCGATAAAGCAGGACGAAAAAGATTATATGAAAAATTGGGTTGGGATTTAGACGATACCGTTCAGTAA
- a CDS encoding ABC transporter substrate-binding protein, whose amino-acid sequence MKRNLLLLSMIALAFLLLIGCSSNEDAGETNEGESNDNSSENASENDADEQIEISFSWWGDTGRHEKYNEIVDLFEEEYPNIKVDRQFGGWEDYWDRLTTQVSGGNAPDVVSMHQFYVSDYARRGALHVMNDMVDSGELDLSDFPDAALNSGKVGEEIVMVAKGITMPGYVYNTAVFDDLGVDYPGYDWTWDDFVDKAYEIKEAMGEDGWAFEDGSGGQLQPRFRYFARQSGQDVFTDDGKLGFDEQVLTDWWTMWDNMRQDDVIPDASTSNEYEGLPLEANMFATKKVAILGLPANQMYLYEEQMGEGEINIVRHPHIEGGPNGEYIEGAYLSITEASPHKEAAAKFIEFFVSNEKSVKIFKTEQGPPAGTEASNLVMEDLTPPEQRAVEHIQNTVELSEPAPYAPEGINEVETLFADNAEAIAFGQKSVEQAVTDFMSEARSILGE is encoded by the coding sequence ATGAAGAGAAATTTATTGTTGTTATCAATGATAGCGCTTGCCTTCTTGTTACTGATAGGTTGTTCGAGTAATGAAGATGCAGGGGAAACGAATGAAGGTGAATCCAATGATAATAGCTCAGAAAATGCAAGTGAAAATGATGCTGACGAGCAAATTGAGATAAGCTTTTCTTGGTGGGGAGATACTGGGCGTCATGAAAAATATAATGAAATTGTTGATTTATTCGAAGAAGAGTATCCAAATATTAAAGTTGACAGACAATTTGGAGGCTGGGAGGATTATTGGGATCGATTAACTACGCAGGTTTCAGGTGGAAATGCTCCTGATGTTGTCAGTATGCATCAATTTTACGTATCAGACTATGCTCGACGAGGTGCGTTGCATGTTATGAATGATATGGTGGATAGCGGAGAACTAGATTTATCAGATTTTCCTGATGCAGCGCTAAATAGTGGTAAAGTTGGAGAAGAAATTGTCATGGTTGCCAAAGGTATTACCATGCCGGGATATGTGTATAATACAGCAGTCTTTGATGATCTAGGGGTTGATTATCCTGGATATGATTGGACTTGGGATGATTTTGTCGATAAAGCATATGAAATAAAAGAAGCAATGGGAGAAGATGGTTGGGCTTTCGAAGATGGAAGTGGTGGGCAGCTACAACCTAGGTTTAGATACTTTGCACGTCAAAGTGGTCAGGATGTTTTTACCGATGATGGAAAACTTGGATTTGATGAACAAGTATTAACAGATTGGTGGACGATGTGGGATAACATGAGGCAAGATGACGTCATTCCTGATGCGTCTACCAGCAATGAGTATGAAGGTTTACCATTAGAAGCAAATATGTTTGCAACGAAAAAAGTAGCGATACTTGGATTACCGGCAAACCAAATGTATTTATATGAAGAACAAATGGGTGAAGGTGAAATTAACATTGTGCGCCATCCTCATATTGAAGGTGGTCCTAATGGTGAATATATCGAAGGTGCCTATCTTAGTATTACAGAAGCTTCCCCTCATAAAGAAGCAGCAGCAAAATTCATTGAATTTTTTGTAAGTAATGAAAAATCAGTCAAAATATTCAAAACGGAACAAGGGCCTCCGGCAGGTACAGAGGCTTCTAACTTAGTGATGGAAGACCTTACACCACCTGAGCAAAGGGCAGTGGAACATATTCAAAATACGGTTGAATTGTCAGAACCTGCACCGTATGCGCCAGAAGGTATAAATGAAGTAGAAACGCTTTTTGCTGACAATGCTGAAGCAATTGCATTTGGCCAAAAGTCGGTAGAACAGGCTGTAACAGACTTTATGAGTGAGGCAAGAAGTATACTGGGTGAATAA
- a CDS encoding 2-hydroxyacid dehydrogenase, translating to MKPKIYVTRKIEDSVKEKLENYCEVTMWEKEDVPVPKEVLIEEVRKVEGLYCLLTETIDKEVIESAPDLKVISNMAVGFNNIDIEEAKKHNIIVTNTPEILTETTADLTFALLMATARRIVEAVDYIKSNQWVTWSPMQLTGRDVHGATLGIIGMGRIGSALARRAKGFNMNIIYHNRNRSLEQERELDVQYVEFEELLKTSDFICVMVPYSEETKNLISEREFRLMKDTSILVNTSRGGIVDEDALYMALTNQQIGAAGLDVFEEEPINKSNRFVSLPNVISLPHIGSASIDTRLKMEEVAAENLLRVLQNNPPIYRVV from the coding sequence ATGAAACCGAAAATTTATGTGACGAGAAAAATCGAAGATAGCGTCAAAGAAAAGTTAGAAAATTACTGTGAAGTTACGATGTGGGAGAAAGAAGATGTACCTGTTCCCAAAGAGGTATTAATCGAAGAAGTGAGAAAGGTAGAAGGCCTTTATTGTTTACTCACCGAAACCATTGATAAAGAAGTAATAGAGTCGGCACCTGATCTAAAGGTGATTAGTAATATGGCTGTTGGCTTTAACAATATAGATATTGAAGAGGCTAAGAAACATAACATTATTGTCACCAACACCCCTGAAATATTGACAGAAACGACTGCTGATTTAACTTTTGCTTTGTTAATGGCCACTGCGCGCCGTATTGTCGAAGCTGTTGATTATATAAAGAGTAATCAATGGGTAACTTGGTCACCAATGCAATTAACAGGAAGAGATGTACATGGAGCAACATTAGGAATTATCGGAATGGGCCGAATTGGATCTGCTTTAGCTAGAAGAGCAAAAGGGTTTAATATGAACATCATTTACCATAATCGCAATCGGTCTCTAGAACAGGAAAGAGAACTAGATGTTCAATATGTAGAGTTTGAAGAATTACTGAAAACTTCAGATTTTATCTGTGTGATGGTTCCGTATAGTGAAGAAACGAAAAACCTGATTTCAGAAAGAGAATTTCGTTTAATGAAAGATACCTCGATTTTAGTTAATACATCAAGAGGTGGAATTGTAGACGAAGATGCTCTTTATATGGCGTTAACAAATCAACAAATAGGGGCAGCTGGTCTGGATGTTTTTGAAGAAGAGCCAATAAACAAGTCAAATCGATTTGTTTCGTTACCTAATGTGATCAGTTTACCGCATATAGGCAGTGCAAGTATAGATACACGCTTGAAAATGGAGGAAGTCGCAGCGGAAAATCTTTTAAGAGTATTGCAGAATAATCCTCCTATATATAGAGTTGTCTAG
- a CDS encoding aldehyde dehydrogenase family protein, with translation MNNGEKMLQFLENHQPHSYGNYINGQWVNSVSDKTYTIYNAANHKQALAHFPKSTPEDVEQAVLAAKDAFETWSVLPGPERGAILYKVADLLEENIEELAFIVSAEQGKVFKESMGEVLRAAKETRFCAGEAFRIEGKTLPAERKNVWNSTARKPIGVIAEIAPWNFPMVTPIRKIAPALAYGCTVVYKPATATPWTSARIMELLTEGGVPDGVVNLIVGSGSTVGDSLVAHPDVKGISFTGSTDLGLRINEIASKRFAKTQLELGGKNPAVVLDYANVNQVANQIISAACTCSGQRCTSISRVIVLRDKKEELVKALINELEKIKIGPAWDDDANMGPLVNKGHLDSVQNYIEIGVQEGANLLYGGELLDDDQYNHGAYMKPALLDHVKPSMRIAKEEIFGPVITITEVASIEEALSVANDVEYGLAASVFTSDLSVAHQCAEKIEAGMVHINHGTASAAHLPFGGTKSSGFGAFSIGSSNIEFFTELKTVYVEY, from the coding sequence ATGAATAATGGAGAAAAAATGTTACAGTTTCTCGAAAATCACCAACCTCATTCGTACGGAAATTATATTAATGGACAGTGGGTAAACAGTGTAAGTGACAAAACCTATACCATTTATAATGCTGCCAATCATAAACAAGCTTTAGCTCATTTCCCTAAATCAACTCCTGAAGACGTGGAACAAGCGGTATTAGCAGCAAAGGACGCATTTGAAACATGGTCCGTATTACCAGGTCCGGAACGTGGTGCTATTTTATATAAAGTAGCTGACTTATTAGAAGAAAATATCGAAGAACTTGCTTTTATAGTATCGGCAGAGCAAGGGAAAGTATTTAAGGAATCGATGGGGGAAGTATTGCGTGCTGCCAAAGAAACGCGCTTTTGTGCAGGAGAAGCATTTCGAATCGAAGGAAAGACTCTCCCTGCAGAAAGAAAAAATGTCTGGAATTCTACTGCAAGAAAACCTATTGGTGTGATCGCGGAGATCGCCCCTTGGAATTTCCCGATGGTTACCCCAATAAGAAAGATAGCACCTGCATTAGCATATGGATGTACCGTTGTTTATAAGCCTGCAACAGCTACGCCATGGACTTCTGCTAGAATCATGGAGTTACTTACGGAAGGAGGTGTACCAGATGGTGTGGTCAATCTAATTGTTGGCAGTGGGTCAACTGTTGGCGATTCACTCGTCGCTCATCCGGATGTAAAAGGGATTAGTTTTACTGGTTCTACTGATTTAGGACTACGAATTAATGAAATAGCTTCTAAAAGATTTGCCAAGACACAACTAGAATTAGGCGGGAAAAACCCTGCTGTTGTCCTAGACTATGCCAACGTAAACCAAGTAGCCAATCAAATTATCAGTGCAGCTTGCACTTGTAGTGGGCAACGTTGCACGTCGATCAGCAGAGTGATTGTATTAAGAGATAAAAAAGAGGAGCTAGTTAAAGCGTTAATCAATGAATTAGAAAAGATAAAAATTGGCCCTGCTTGGGACGACGATGCCAATATGGGTCCACTCGTAAATAAGGGACATTTGGACAGTGTTCAAAACTATATCGAAATAGGTGTGCAAGAAGGAGCAAACCTTCTTTATGGAGGAGAGTTATTAGATGATGATCAGTATAATCATGGTGCTTACATGAAGCCAGCACTACTGGATCATGTAAAACCCTCTATGAGAATAGCGAAAGAAGAAATATTTGGTCCTGTCATTACCATCACAGAGGTAGCCAGTATTGAAGAAGCGTTATCTGTTGCAAATGATGTAGAGTACGGGTTGGCAGCATCTGTATTCACGAGTGATCTTTCTGTTGCCCATCAGTGCGCAGAAAAAATCGAAGCAGGAATGGTTCATATCAATCACGGAACGGCAAGTGCAGCACACTTACCATTTGGTGGTACAAAAAGTTCAGGGTTTGGTGCATTCTCTATTGGGAGTTCCAATATCGAATTTTTCACAGAATTAAAAACCGTATATGTTGAGTATTAA
- a CDS encoding thioredoxin: MNSLERYIPHLVDAKNKLFTYEEEATKSNTSVFNREMNYVIFLSVTDGNTRALVSTGIGNSIETSWANAEDKSLSYINKKRIRPLWIKVDLAINMCVLSKQEFFQAYTNTKNNYFRKGVSFDRQFYLAFLEQEFLANAFMKNASFSMKNINDYLKSYRDLKYPILESSIKEVILFDTISYFCDKNNTYALHAGGVDNGRRIVKEVDDKTVYHMIDNASHFLAKQVKPTGEFTYGYFSHSYRSINSYNMLRHASTIDSMIKAYTITKNPMLETSIKRALNYLINQAIVTRKHPEFSKVSYVVDKQYDDEIKLGALGVAILAITKYTEIFHDDSYVDVAISLGHGILTMQHSDGQFTHALNANNLSVKEIHSMINYDGEAVFSLLRLYDFNNDNKWLEAGSLSFDYFIENEQWKNADHWLSYCANEITKYKFEDQYFDFGLKIATYKLDLISNGETTCPTSLELLMATDQMIQRIKALRKDYLFDTYSIEDIFKTINKQAEHQLNGYFFPEIAMYMRYPNKINGSFFIRHHSFRSRIDDIEHYISGYHYYFQKVSQVEKI; encoded by the coding sequence TTGAATAGTTTAGAAAGATACATTCCACACTTAGTCGATGCAAAAAACAAACTGTTCACTTATGAAGAAGAGGCTACAAAAAGCAATACTTCTGTGTTTAATCGAGAAATGAACTATGTGATATTTTTGTCAGTTACTGATGGTAATACAAGAGCTTTAGTTTCAACAGGTATTGGGAATTCTATAGAAACATCATGGGCAAATGCAGAAGATAAGAGCTTATCCTATATCAATAAAAAAAGAATAAGACCATTATGGATCAAAGTAGATCTAGCCATAAATATGTGTGTACTCTCCAAACAAGAATTTTTCCAAGCATATACCAACACGAAAAATAATTACTTTCGCAAAGGCGTATCTTTCGATAGACAATTCTATCTTGCCTTTTTAGAGCAAGAATTCCTCGCAAATGCGTTTATGAAAAACGCTTCCTTTTCCATGAAAAATATTAATGATTATCTAAAGTCATATCGTGATCTAAAATATCCAATTCTTGAATCAAGTATAAAAGAAGTCATATTGTTTGATACAATAAGCTATTTTTGTGATAAAAATAATACTTATGCTTTACATGCTGGCGGAGTGGATAATGGCAGACGGATAGTTAAAGAAGTAGATGATAAGACTGTTTATCATATGATAGATAATGCTTCCCATTTCTTAGCAAAACAGGTTAAACCAACAGGGGAATTTACGTATGGGTATTTTAGTCATTCTTACCGAAGTATTAATTCATATAATATGTTACGTCACGCTAGTACCATAGATTCGATGATTAAAGCTTATACCATAACAAAAAATCCGATGCTTGAAACTTCCATTAAACGAGCCTTGAATTATCTAATTAATCAAGCAATCGTTACTAGAAAACACCCTGAGTTCAGTAAAGTGTCCTATGTTGTGGATAAGCAATATGATGATGAAATTAAACTGGGAGCACTGGGAGTGGCTATTCTGGCAATTACCAAATACACAGAAATATTCCATGATGATTCTTACGTGGACGTTGCAATTTCATTAGGACACGGTATTCTTACCATGCAACATAGTGATGGACAATTTACACATGCACTAAATGCTAACAACTTAAGTGTGAAAGAAATACATAGCATGATTAATTATGATGGTGAGGCTGTTTTTTCGTTATTGAGACTTTATGACTTTAATAATGATAACAAATGGCTGGAAGCAGGGTCTTTATCTTTTGATTATTTTATAGAAAACGAACAATGGAAGAATGCAGATCATTGGTTAAGTTATTGTGCGAATGAAATAACCAAATATAAATTTGAGGATCAATATTTTGACTTTGGATTAAAAATTGCAACGTATAAATTAGATTTAATTTCCAACGGAGAAACAACTTGTCCGACGTCTTTAGAATTACTAATGGCAACGGATCAAATGATTCAACGAATTAAAGCATTAAGAAAGGATTATTTATTTGATACATATTCAATAGAAGATATCTTTAAAACAATAAATAAACAAGCAGAGCATCAATTAAATGGCTATTTCTTTCCAGAAATAGCTATGTATATGAGATATCCAAATAAAATTAATGGAAGCTTCTTTATAAGGCATCACTCCTTTCGTAGCAGAATTGACGATATAGAACATTATATTTCAGGCTATCACTATTACTTTCAAAAAGTTTCTCAGGTAGAAAAAATTTAA
- a CDS encoding carbohydrate ABC transporter permease produces the protein MEISARDARKASSQSKQKRKISKIVIHCFIIALGVVMLYPLLWMVSSSFKHPAEIFNSVSFLPSEWTLDNYTQGWAGVSGYTFGLFFSNTLLIVALAIIGNVVACSMAAYAFAKLEFKFKPILFALMLITLMLPFHVTVIPQYIMFNYLDWINTYYPLILPKFFAVEGFFVFLMVQFMRGIPNELVQAAEIDGCGRIKTYWYLILPLSIPALVTTMIFTFIWTWNDFFGQLLYISDIKLYTVALGLRMFLDSAGESAWGPMFAMSTLSLIPLFGVFIFFQKYLIEGITTGGLKG, from the coding sequence ATGGAAATTAGTGCGAGAGATGCGCGAAAAGCCAGTAGTCAATCCAAACAAAAAAGGAAAATAAGTAAAATAGTCATTCATTGTTTTATTATCGCTTTGGGGGTGGTGATGCTTTATCCTTTGCTTTGGATGGTAAGTAGTTCTTTTAAGCATCCCGCTGAAATTTTTAACTCAGTATCTTTTCTCCCCTCAGAATGGACACTCGATAATTACACACAGGGTTGGGCAGGAGTATCTGGATACACATTTGGATTATTTTTTAGCAATACTCTGTTGATCGTTGCTTTAGCGATTATCGGTAATGTTGTGGCTTGTTCCATGGCAGCATATGCTTTCGCAAAATTAGAATTTAAATTTAAACCAATATTATTTGCATTAATGCTTATAACACTCATGCTACCTTTTCATGTAACAGTCATCCCTCAATATATTATGTTTAATTATTTGGACTGGATCAATACTTATTATCCGCTTATATTACCAAAATTCTTTGCAGTGGAAGGTTTCTTTGTTTTTCTAATGGTGCAATTTATGCGAGGAATTCCAAATGAGTTAGTCCAAGCAGCAGAGATAGATGGTTGCGGAAGGATTAAGACGTATTGGTATTTAATTTTGCCGTTATCAATTCCAGCTTTAGTAACGACTATGATCTTTACGTTTATATGGACATGGAATGATTTCTTTGGGCAATTATTATACATTAGCGATATAAAATTATATACGGTAGCACTTGGACTCAGAATGTTCTTGGATTCAGCTGGTGAGAGTGCGTGGGGACCGATGTTTGCTATGTCTACTTTATCGTTAATTCCTTTGTTTGGTGTGTTTATATTTTTCCAAAAGTATTTAATTGAAGGGATCACTACTGGAGGGCTTAAGGGATAA